TATCAGCCTCGGCGAGCATATTCTCTCGCTCATGTTTCCGGTGCGCCTGAGCGGCATGCAACGTCTCATTGGTTTGGTCCCGCCGGAACTCTCCGAGCGTCCTGATATCACCTTTGAGGAGGTCCGGGGCCAGGTCGAGCCGTTGCTCGGCATAAAGGTCAGAGACGTGAACTGGTTCTCGACTTATCGCGTGCACCACCGTGTTGCTGACCGGTTCCGGATCGGTCGAGCCTTTCTGCTCGGGGACGCCGGGCATATTCATAGTCCCGCGGGCGGTCAAGGCATGAATACAGGGATCGGCGATGCGATCAATCTGGGGTGGAAACTGGCTCAAGTGATCCAGCAACGTGCGGCCGCTTCCATCCTCGACACTTACGAGCCGGAGCGGATCGGTTTCGCGCGGTCTCTTGTTTCAACCACTGATCGAGCCTTTACGCCCATGGTGGCTGAGGGCATTTCCGGCGAGTTTATGCGAAGGATTGTCGCCCCGCTTTTTGTTTCGGTGGCGACCCGCTTTGCCTTCAGCCGTCACGAGGTCTTTCGGCTCATCTCACAGATCCGCATTCACTATCCGGAAAGTCCACTCAGCGAGGGTAAGGCGGGACATGTTCATGGCGGCGATCGGCTTCCGTGGGTTGGGGGCGGCCCAGATGACAACTTTGCTCCGCTGCGATCGCTGGACTGGCAAGCTCACATCTACGGAGAACTGAAGCGGTCGTTCGAGACCGCGTGCGAGAGATTAGGTCTGCCGGTCCACCGGTTCGAATGGAATAAGGCAATGGAGACGTCGGGCTTCGCGCGAGATGCCGCGTATCTCGTTCGTCCCGACGGCCATGTCGCGTTGGCGATGGCGGAGCAGGTCACGCAAGATCTGGAGGGATATGTTCAGCGGCAGGGTTTGAGGTTCGGGGAACAGCGCCAGTCGAAGAAATCCAAGTAGCTTATCTATTCTGAGAAGGAGGCACCATGGAAGAAATCGCAAATATCGGAGTCCTGTTTATCGCAGGCTTTGGCCCGATTGTTCGTGACGCGGCCGCAAGCCGCAAACTGTACAGCCAGATTTTGGCGATACCCTTCAAAGAGGAAAAGGGAGGTTACCTTCATACGGAGGGTTTGGAGGGCGCAAAGACATTCGCCTTGTGGCCACTGTCCGAGGCAGCTCAATCATGTTACGGGAAGGATTCGTGGCCCAGCGATGTTCCTGTCCCGCAAGCCTGGATTGAGTTTGATGTTGAAGACGTCGAAAAGGCCACAGCGCAGCTCGAATCACGAGGGTATCGAATGCTGGTCAAAAACAAAAAAGAACCGTGGGGTCAGATTGTCAGTCGTTTCATCGCGCCGGAAGGACTAGTGACCGGGATCACCTTCACCCCATCGATGCGAGAAGAGAAATAGGGTGATCTGCTCGGAAATAGTTTTGTACACTTTTTGTACCGGGAACCTGCATCAGGCATGGATTTGAAAATCGAATCCAGACAGCGAGAACG
This is a stretch of genomic DNA from Terriglobia bacterium. It encodes these proteins:
- a CDS encoding FAD-dependent monooxygenase, translating into MATSTTSPVLIVGAGPTGLNLALSLARRNVPFRVVSDAQGPGEHSRAMVVQARTLEFYGQYGLADEVIGEGVVTQTAHLREAVGASSREVLTFSFKELGEGLSPYPFALAYPQDDHERFLLRKLADVGAEVEWRSQLIGFEQDAESVRATVRHDGSAKTVNCSYICGCDGAHSCVREAAGVGFPGGSYQQLFYVADVSIDRGFDRDLHISLGEHILSLMFPVRLSGMQRLIGLVPPELSERPDITFEEVRGQVEPLLGIKVRDVNWFSTYRVHHRVADRFRIGRAFLLGDAGHIHSPAGGQGMNTGIGDAINLGWKLAQVIQQRAAASILDTYEPERIGFARSLVSTTDRAFTPMVAEGISGEFMRRIVAPLFVSVATRFAFSRHEVFRLISQIRIHYPESPLSEGKAGHVHGGDRLPWVGGGPDDNFAPLRSLDWQAHIYGELKRSFETACERLGLPVHRFEWNKAMETSGFARDAAYLVRPDGHVALAMAEQVTQDLEGYVQRQGLRFGEQRQSKKSK
- a CDS encoding VOC family protein, which produces MEEIANIGVLFIAGFGPIVRDAAASRKLYSQILAIPFKEEKGGYLHTEGLEGAKTFALWPLSEAAQSCYGKDSWPSDVPVPQAWIEFDVEDVEKATAQLESRGYRMLVKNKKEPWGQIVSRFIAPEGLVTGITFTPSMREEK